In Primulina eburnea isolate SZY01 chromosome 14, ASM2296580v1, whole genome shotgun sequence, the following proteins share a genomic window:
- the LOC140812728 gene encoding ubiquitin carboxyl-terminal hydrolase 3 encodes MAGSASAKRWLPLEANPDIMNQFLWGLGVAPGEAECYDVYGLDEELLEMVPKPVLAVLFLFPITSQTEDERIQRDREERGQQTGVYFMKQTVGNACGTIGLLHAVGNITSEIKLAQGSFLDRFLKATADFDPSERAAYLEKDREMEVAHSVAATAGDTEASEEVDTHFICFVCVNEKLYELDGRRAGPVLHGPSSASSLLQDTAKVIQKIIQKNPDSNNFNVISISKKTG; translated from the exons ATGGCGGGCAGTGCTTCTGCGAAGAGATGGCTTCCTCTTGAAGCAAACCCTGATATAATGAATCAG TTTCTTTGGGGGCTTGGTGTTGCTCCTGGCGAGGCTGAATGCTATGATGTATATGGATTGGATGAAGAGCTCCTGGAAATGGTCCCAAAGCCTGTGCTAGCAGTGCTGTTTCTGTTTCCCATAACATCACAG ACTGAAGATGAAAGGATTCAGAGAGATCGTGAAGAAAGG GGGCAGCAGACTGGAGTTTACTTTATGAAACAAACTGTTGGAAATGCCTGTGGCACCATTGGACTTCTACATGCTGTTGGAAATATCACTTCTGAGATAAAGCTTG CTCAAGGGTCTTTCCTTGACAGGTTTCTCAAAGCGACTGCCGATTTTGATCCATCTGAG CGTGCTGCATACCTTGAAAAGGATCGAGAAATGGAAGTTGCACATTCTGTCGCGGCTACTGCTGGAGATACTGAG GCATCTGAAGAAGTTGACACACATTTCATCTGCTTTGTATGTGTTAAtg AAAAACTGTATGAGCTTGATGGAAGGAGGGCAGGACCAGTTTTGCACGGGCCTTCCTCTGCAAGCTCGTTATTACAG GATACTGCTAAAGTTATTCAAAAGATTATTCAGAAAAATCCTGATTCGAACAATTTCAATGTCATTTCTATATCGAAGAAAACTGGCTAA
- the LOC140813121 gene encoding uncharacterized protein isoform X2, which produces MSSSPKLELHAADSRLLGYLDSASLPSEPPDIRNWFSSYVYESNTLHGFQDFDASAGIYNEEEKKAKLDDIRVVDKVNDGLLAGKMESLDGVENSKPADVISRLSDSDSLLLSSEPPDIRNWFSSYLYETPMLDTTDGFTFSDYKEGEESEACNAELVSHSRISEVVKSIDLVKGSKQTYQTDSTDGQKLEGNRFPHVPNELSSERISQHMLPEQKAQACSHHSVEECMKKNTDGKENNVKSDTTFVRRTTRSHTIVNVENDTGRKGGKYLPLIQTKDNAENSLSNKGDFGKENFETALPENGFVCTRSSGKRTDIESFTKPQRVQFQTLRKGVKHGPNPVENTNTRRNVLSETTNFPLTNALEITGKWCCPQRKKPNRGPPLKQVRLEQWVRQV; this is translated from the exons ATGTCCAGTTCTCCAAAATTGGAGCTTCACGCCGCGGATTCTCGG CTTCTGGGTTATCTGGATTCGGCTTCACTTCCATCAG AACCTCCTGACATCCGAAACTGGTTCTCAAGCTACGTATATGAGTCCAATACTCTCCATGGTTTTCAAGATTTTGATGCGTCTGCCGGGATTTACAACGAGGAAGAAAAGAAAGCGAAGTTGGATGATATTCGAGTAGTTGACAAAGTTAATGATGGTTTACTTGCTGGTAAAATGGAATCTTTGGATGGGGTTGAAAACAGCAAGCCTGCCGATGTG ATTTCTAGATTGTCCGACTCCGACTCACTTTTGCTTTCTTCAG AACCTCCTGACATTCGGAACTGGTTCTCTAGCTATTTGTACGAAACACCTATGCTGGATACTACAGATGGTTTCACATTTTCTGACTATAAAGAAGGCGAAGAAAGTGAGGCATGTAATGCTGAATTGGTCAGCCATAGCAGAATTTCAGAAGTAGTTAAAAGTATCGACTTAGTTAAAGGTTCCAAGCAGACTTATCAAACTGACTCTACG GATGGTCAAAAGCTTGAGGGTAACCGATTTCCTCATGTGCCAAATGAGCTATCATCTGAAAGGATTTCTCAGCACATGTTGCCAGAACAGAAAGCACAAGCATGTAGCCATCACTCAGTCGAAGAATGCATGAAAAAAAACACAGATGGTAAAGAAAATAATGTGAAGTCAGATACTACATTCGTGCGCAGAACAACTCGGAGTCATACAATAGTGAACGTGGAGAATGATACAGGTCGTAAAGGAGGAAAATATCTTCCTTTAATTCAAACAAAAGATAATGCTGAAAACAGCCTATCAAACAAAGGAGATTTTGGGAAAGAAAACTTTGAAACTGCACTTCCAGAAAATGGTTTTGTTTGTACAAGAAGCAGTGGTAAACGAACGGACATTGAGAGCTTCACAAAGCCTCAAAGAGTTCAATTCCAGACCCTAAGAAAAGGTGTGAAACATGGGCCGAACCCCGTGGAGAACACTAATACAAGGAGAAATGTTTTGTCTGAAACCACAAATTTTCCCTTGACTAATGCACTGGAGATTACAGGAAAGTGGTGTTGCCCTCAAAGAAAAAAACCGAACCGTGGCCCTCCTTTGAAGCAGGTTCGATTGGAGCAGTGGGTTCGTCAAGTCTAA
- the LOC140813121 gene encoding uncharacterized protein isoform X1, with protein sequence MSSSPKLELHAADSRLLGYLDSASLPSEPPDIRNWFSSYVYESNTLHGFQDFDASAGIYNEEEKKAKLDDIRVVDKVNDGLLAGKMESLDGVENSKPADVISRLSDSDSLLLSSVSEPPDIRNWFSSYLYETPMLDTTDGFTFSDYKEGEESEACNAELVSHSRISEVVKSIDLVKGSKQTYQTDSTDGQKLEGNRFPHVPNELSSERISQHMLPEQKAQACSHHSVEECMKKNTDGKENNVKSDTTFVRRTTRSHTIVNVENDTGRKGGKYLPLIQTKDNAENSLSNKGDFGKENFETALPENGFVCTRSSGKRTDIESFTKPQRVQFQTLRKGVKHGPNPVENTNTRRNVLSETTNFPLTNALEITGKWCCPQRKKPNRGPPLKQVRLEQWVRQV encoded by the exons ATGTCCAGTTCTCCAAAATTGGAGCTTCACGCCGCGGATTCTCGG CTTCTGGGTTATCTGGATTCGGCTTCACTTCCATCAG AACCTCCTGACATCCGAAACTGGTTCTCAAGCTACGTATATGAGTCCAATACTCTCCATGGTTTTCAAGATTTTGATGCGTCTGCCGGGATTTACAACGAGGAAGAAAAGAAAGCGAAGTTGGATGATATTCGAGTAGTTGACAAAGTTAATGATGGTTTACTTGCTGGTAAAATGGAATCTTTGGATGGGGTTGAAAACAGCAAGCCTGCCGATGTG ATTTCTAGATTGTCCGACTCCGACTCACTTTTGCTTTCTTCAG TATCAGAACCTCCTGACATTCGGAACTGGTTCTCTAGCTATTTGTACGAAACACCTATGCTGGATACTACAGATGGTTTCACATTTTCTGACTATAAAGAAGGCGAAGAAAGTGAGGCATGTAATGCTGAATTGGTCAGCCATAGCAGAATTTCAGAAGTAGTTAAAAGTATCGACTTAGTTAAAGGTTCCAAGCAGACTTATCAAACTGACTCTACG GATGGTCAAAAGCTTGAGGGTAACCGATTTCCTCATGTGCCAAATGAGCTATCATCTGAAAGGATTTCTCAGCACATGTTGCCAGAACAGAAAGCACAAGCATGTAGCCATCACTCAGTCGAAGAATGCATGAAAAAAAACACAGATGGTAAAGAAAATAATGTGAAGTCAGATACTACATTCGTGCGCAGAACAACTCGGAGTCATACAATAGTGAACGTGGAGAATGATACAGGTCGTAAAGGAGGAAAATATCTTCCTTTAATTCAAACAAAAGATAATGCTGAAAACAGCCTATCAAACAAAGGAGATTTTGGGAAAGAAAACTTTGAAACTGCACTTCCAGAAAATGGTTTTGTTTGTACAAGAAGCAGTGGTAAACGAACGGACATTGAGAGCTTCACAAAGCCTCAAAGAGTTCAATTCCAGACCCTAAGAAAAGGTGTGAAACATGGGCCGAACCCCGTGGAGAACACTAATACAAGGAGAAATGTTTTGTCTGAAACCACAAATTTTCCCTTGACTAATGCACTGGAGATTACAGGAAAGTGGTGTTGCCCTCAAAGAAAAAAACCGAACCGTGGCCCTCCTTTGAAGCAGGTTCGATTGGAGCAGTGGGTTCGTCAAGTCTAA